From the Clostridium cagae genome, the window ATGTTTAGCAACAAAAACTCATTATGTAGATACAGCTAACTATGAGCCAATTGATACTGCAAAGTTTGAATATAAATGGCAATGGGCTTATAAGAAAAAATTTGAAGAAGCAGGAATAACAGCTTTACTTGGTAGTGGATTTGATCCAGGTGTTACTGGAGTATTCAGTGCTTATGCTCAAAAGCATTATTTTGATGAAATACATTATATAGATATAGTTGATGCAAATGCAGGAGATCATGGGTATCCTTTTGCAACTAATTTCAATCCTGAAATTAATATTAGAGAAATTACTGCGAACGGAAGCTACTTAGAGAATGGAGCATGGGTAGAAACAAAACCACTTGAATTAAAAGAAGTCTATGATTTACCTCAAATAGGGCCAAAAGATATTTATTTATTACATCATGAGGAATTAGAATCTTTAGGTATTAATATTAAAGGAATTAAGAGAATTAGATTTTGGATGACTTTTTCAGAAAAATATTTAACTCATCTAAAGGTTCTTGAAAACGTTGGAATGACATCTATTGAACCAATTGAATTTGAAGGACAAAAAATAGTTCCATTACAATTTTTAAAAGCTGTTTTACCAGATCCAGCATCATTAGGACCAAGAACTAAAGGTAAAACTAATATAGGATGTATATTCCAAGGTATTAAAGATGGTGTAGAAAAAACTTACTATATATATAATATATGCGATCATGAAGAATGCTATAAAGAAGTAGGATCTCAAGCTATTTCGTATACAACAGGAGTTCCAGCTATGATAGGTGCAAGTATGATATTAAAAGGATTATGGAATAAGCCTGGTGTTCATAATATAGAAGAATTTAATCCAGATCCATTTATGAATGAATTAAATAAATGGGGATTACCATGGCAAGAAGATTTTAATCCAACTTTAATAAAGTAATTAATGTTTTAATAAAGTATTAAGCATTAATGTACAAGTAAGTAAAGTAGCTGAGTAAGTAGGTATATTAATAAAACTTTTAAAATAAATTTTAATAATTTTAATTTATAAATATATATTAAAATAATTCTATTAAGAATGATGGAGAAAATTTTTTTCCTCATCATTCTTATATATAAAAAGCAAAATAATTTTTAGTTAAGACTGTTTTGAAGTAATTAAGGAATTTAGGAATTTAAGAATTTAAGAATTTAAGAATTTAAGAATTTAAGAATTTGCATATATTATAAAAAGATAAGTATTTTTTATAATATACTAAAATTTTATTTTAATTGAAAAGGGAGAAATACTAGTGTTAAATGATATAGATTTAAAAAAATTACCATCACCATGTTATTTGGTTGATGAAAGACTTTTAAAAAAGAATTTAGAAAGACTAAATTATGTTCAAAAAGAGACTGGAGCAAATATAATTCTTGCAACAAAAGCCTTTTCTATGTATTCTACATTCCCTTTGATAGGAAAGTACTTAAAAGGAGTTACTTCAAGTTCACTTTTTGAAGCTAGACTTGGATATGAAGAGATGGGAAAGCAAGTACACATATATTCTCCAGCGTATAGACAAGATGAATTTGATGAAATAATGAAATATTGTGATCATATAATATTTAATTCTTTCAATCAATGGAGACTTTATAAGGACAAAGTAAAAAAATATAAGAATAAGAAAATAGAATGTGGAATTCGTATAAATCCAGAGTATTCAGAGATAGAAACTGATATATATAATCCTTGTTTTGAAAATTCAAGAATGGGAGTTAGCCTAGAAAATTTTAAATCAGAAGATCTTTACGGAATAGATGGATTACATTTTCATACTATGTGTGAACAAAATTCAGATACTTTAGCTCGTACTATTAAAGTTGTTGATAAAAACTTTGGTAAATATATAAAGAAAATGAAATGGTTAAATTTTGGTGGTGGACATCATATAACAAGAGAAGATTATGATATTAATACTTTAATAGAAACAATCTTATATATGAAAAATAAATATGAAATTGATATTTATTTAGAACCAGGTGAAGCAGTAGCTTTAAATAGTGGATTTTTAGTGTGCACTGTTTTAGACATAATAAAAAATGGGATGAATATTGCAATAGTAGATACATCAGCAGCTTGTCATATGCCTGATGTACTTGAAATGCCATATAGACCACATATTATAAATTCAGGCATGTCAAATCAGTATGAATATGCATATAGATTAGGCGCACCAACTTGTCTTGCAGGAGATATAATAGGAGATTATTCTTTCAAAGAACCTTTAAAAGTAGGAGATAAGCTAGTGTTTTGTGATATGGCTATTTATTCAATGGTTAAAAATAATACTTTTAATGGAATAAATTTGCCTGCTATAGTTAAATATAGTGATGAAAAAGGTGTAGAAATTATAAAGAAATTTGGATATGAAGATTTTAAATCACGATTATAAAAAATAAATAATGTTAATAAATTTGGTTTAATAATATTATAAAAACATTACTAGAAATTTTACATTCTAGTAGTGTTTTTTAATAAATCATATATAAGGGATTTAAATTAAAGATTATATATATCAGAAAATTCAACATTATAACGTTCAATGTTGGCATTTAATGTTTTAGTATGAAATTCTGAAATTTTTTTAGATTCAAGTTCTTTAATTGGAATAGTAAAGATGATTTCAGCTCCATCTTCAAATAGAGTATTTACCCAAATATCACCACCATGTAAATCTACTAAAGACTTTACTAAAGCAAGTCCAATGCCACTACCCTCACAACGTCTATTTAATAACGCATCTAGTTGCGTAAATCTATTAAAAATTATTTTAGCATCTTCTTTGTCAATTTTACATCCACTATCCTTTACAGATACAACTACATTTTTATAATAAGAATCTACATTTAAATTTACTTCGATTGAATCATTTTCTTTGGTGAATTTTACTGCATTTGATAATAAGTTTAATAATATTGTTTCAATTTTTTCTGGATCACATGATGTTAAAATTTCTTCTTCTGTTGTGTCAAATATTATCTCTCTTTTTTTACTACCAATATGATCTGCAACAGATAAAACTATTTCTTCAATTAAATTAACTATATTACATTTTATTGATTTTAACTCGTAATACCCACCATCTATTTTTGTTAAATCCAATAAGTTATTTACTAACTTTAATAATCTATAAGAGTTTTGTTTTATTCCCCTAATATATTGAAAAATTTTTTCTTTCTCTTCAGAACAAGGGCAATTAGATAATTTTATAGAGATTAATTGAATTGCTGTAAGTATTATATTAAGTGGAGTTCTAAATTCATGAGAGACATTAGCAAAAAAAGTTGTTTTTAAAGTCTCTAATGCTACTGTTTCCTCTAAATGCTTTTTTTCTTCTTTTAATTTTTTTTCTTCAGTTATATCTTTACCAGTTAATATAATATGATTTTCATCTTGAATTAAATTCCAATTCCACTCTAGTGTTTTATATTGACCATTTTTACAAAGGTATCTATGAATAAGTCCAGAACCTTTAAATTTACCTGAATCACGTACGTTTTTTCTAAAATTATTAGATTTTTCAATATCATCTGGATAAATTAAATCTTGAAATTTTTTATCTAAAAGTTCATCTTCATTCCAACCAAGCGTATTAGTAAAATTGTTGCTTATTTTAAGAAAGGTTCCGTCAAAATCTACTAAAGCGCATGAATCAGTTGCCGTGTCTAAAAATAATTCTAATTCTTTTTCTATATAAAGACGTTTTTGAAATTCATTTTTTAATTGACAGGAAAGAATATGATTTTTTATTAATATTCCTAGTTTATTACAGGTTGATTTTATAAAATCTTCTTGTGAAAATTTAGGGGTATAGTTTGTTGGATAATAAATATTTAATACACCAATTAAATCATTGGAATATTTTATACTACAAGATCTTATACAATGTATAGAATTATTTTTTTGATATTTTTTCTGATAAGTGCAAAATATACTATTTTTATTAACTTCAAAAACATTATTATATATATTTTTATTCAAATTGATAATATCATTATTAGTTAGTGGAATTATATCTTTAACATTAATATTACTTTTGCCTGCATTTAAATATAAATTTAAACATTTATCAGATTTATTATACAAAAATAAGCTAACGCCCTCAGTTTTTAATCTACTAGATAAACTGTCAATAATTTTTTGTAATTTATATAAATATTTATTACTAGTATTCTTATTGTCAATAATATCTTTGGTGTTAATTGCAGGAAGTATAATATCATTGTTTAATTCATATGATTTATTGGCATTAAAAAGATTTTGCAAATCTTCATCTAATGTTTTATCAAAAGTAGTATCTCTTGCTATAGCCATAATCCAAGGAAAACTATTATCTTTTCTTTTTAATGGGGTTTTATAAATTTCAAACCATCGCTTTTTTCCTTGAATCTTTATTTTGTTTTCACTTAATGTTGGAATATTTCTTGATAATACTTTTTTATCATCTTTATCAAAAATTTTAGCAAGTTTAGTATTTCCAAAATCAAAATCAGTTTTTCCGATAATTTCATCTTTTGAAAGATTCATATTTTCAGAAAAAGTTTTATTTACATAAGTATATTCACCATTTTTATCCTTTGTCCATATACAATTAGGTATAGAATCTAGTATATTTTCTAAATCTTCAATTGTATATTTTCTTTTTATAGAATTTTCGTGGGAATTCATATGATGCACCTCCCTGAAAGTAAAAAAATTATTATTTAAACCTATTATAGGCTGAATTTAAGTGTATATCAACAATATAATAGAATTAATGTAATATATTGTAATGGAGACTCTTAAATACAATTGTTTTCACGATATTTCAATTGTTTTATTTACATATATTAAAATATAATAATGTTATACCATGATTTAAAATGGTAATGATATTTTATGATTAATATTTTATTTAAAATAAAGTTTAGTACTAAATTATATTTTGGGTAGAAAGGAATTAAGAATTTATGAATAAAAATGTAGAAACTTTTATAGGGTGTGACAATAATTATGATGAATCAAAAATAGTTATTTTTGGAGCACCTTTTGATTCAACAACATCATTTAGACCAGGAACAAGATTTGCCAGCAAAGTAATGAGAAGTGAGTCTTTTGGAATTGAAACTTATAGCATATATCAAGATAGGGACTTAGAAGATATATGCATTTTTGATGGAGGAGATTTAGAACTTAGTTTTGGAAATCCAGAAAATGCATTAACTGATATTGAAAATTTTACAGCTGAGTTAATTAATGATAATAAAATACCATGTATGATTGGGGGAGAACACTTAGTTACATTAGGAGCATTTAGAGCTATAAGTAAAAAATATCCTGATATTCATGTTATACATTTCGATGCTCATGCAGATTTAAGGGATGAATATTTAGGTCAAAAGTTATCTCATGCGACAGTTATGCATAGGGTATGGGATATAATTGGAGATAATAGAATATTTCAATTTGGGATTAGATCAGGAGAGAAGAATGAAATATATTGGGGACGAAATCATGTATTTACCAATAAATTTAATTTTCATAGATTAGAAGAAATTATTGATGAATTAAAAGAAAAACCAGTATACTTTACATTGGATTTAGATGTATTAGATCCATCAATATTTCCAGGGACAGGAACTCCCGAAGCAGGTGGTGTTACTTTTATGGAATTATTAAAAGCTATATTAGATGTAAGTAAATTAAATATTGTAGGAATGGATATAAATGAACTTTGCCCAATATATGATCAAAGTGGAAGTTCAACAGCATTAGCTTGCAAAGTATTAAGGGAATTGTTACTTAGTATTTATTAAATAATTATTGATAAATGATCATTTTAATAAGAAGTTATTTAAGAAATATTAATAAAATTCAAAAAAAGTGTACAGTAATTAATAATAAAGATTGTACACTTTTTGAATTTTATTATTTTAAATAATATTGAAAAGTAAATATTAAGATTTTCCTAATTTGTTAGCTGTTAAAATAGCAGCATATACATCATATGCTGTAATGTCAAATGGCATATTGTGAATAGTTTCACCTTCAGCGCAACAAGCTTCAGCTACTCTCATTATATCATCTTTATCGATGTTTTTAATTCCCATTTCAGATAGATTAGTTGGAAGTCCAATTAATCTGCAGAAAGTTATAACTTCTCTGATTTCTTCAATAGGTGCATTTTCTAGTACTAGTTGTGTAATGGTACCAAATGCAACTTTTTCTCCATGATATAAATCATGACATTCCTTTAGAATTGTAAAGCCATTGTATATGGCATGTGCAGCAGCTAATCCGCCACTCTCAAATCCTAAACAACTTAATAAGGTGGTTGCTTCTACT encodes:
- the nspC gene encoding carboxynorspermidine decarboxylase, with product MLNDIDLKKLPSPCYLVDERLLKKNLERLNYVQKETGANIILATKAFSMYSTFPLIGKYLKGVTSSSLFEARLGYEEMGKQVHIYSPAYRQDEFDEIMKYCDHIIFNSFNQWRLYKDKVKKYKNKKIECGIRINPEYSEIETDIYNPCFENSRMGVSLENFKSEDLYGIDGLHFHTMCEQNSDTLARTIKVVDKNFGKYIKKMKWLNFGGGHHITREDYDINTLIETILYMKNKYEIDIYLEPGEAVALNSGFLVCTVLDIIKNGMNIAIVDTSAACHMPDVLEMPYRPHIINSGMSNQYEYAYRLGAPTCLAGDIIGDYSFKEPLKVGDKLVFCDMAIYSMVKNNTFNGINLPAIVKYSDEKGVEIIKKFGYEDFKSRL
- a CDS encoding PAS domain-containing sensor histidine kinase; its protein translation is MNSHENSIKRKYTIEDLENILDSIPNCIWTKDKNGEYTYVNKTFSENMNLSKDEIIGKTDFDFGNTKLAKIFDKDDKKVLSRNIPTLSENKIKIQGKKRWFEIYKTPLKRKDNSFPWIMAIARDTTFDKTLDEDLQNLFNANKSYELNNDIILPAINTKDIIDNKNTSNKYLYKLQKIIDSLSSRLKTEGVSLFLYNKSDKCLNLYLNAGKSNINVKDIIPLTNNDIINLNKNIYNNVFEVNKNSIFCTYQKKYQKNNSIHCIRSCSIKYSNDLIGVLNIYYPTNYTPKFSQEDFIKSTCNKLGILIKNHILSCQLKNEFQKRLYIEKELELFLDTATDSCALVDFDGTFLKISNNFTNTLGWNEDELLDKKFQDLIYPDDIEKSNNFRKNVRDSGKFKGSGLIHRYLCKNGQYKTLEWNWNLIQDENHIILTGKDITEEKKLKEEKKHLEETVALETLKTTFFANVSHEFRTPLNIILTAIQLISIKLSNCPCSEEKEKIFQYIRGIKQNSYRLLKLVNNLLDLTKIDGGYYELKSIKCNIVNLIEEIVLSVADHIGSKKREIIFDTTEEEILTSCDPEKIETILLNLLSNAVKFTKENDSIEVNLNVDSYYKNVVVSVKDSGCKIDKEDAKIIFNRFTQLDALLNRRCEGSGIGLALVKSLVDLHGGDIWVNTLFEDGAEIIFTIPIKELESKKISEFHTKTLNANIERYNVEFSDIYNL
- a CDS encoding saccharopine dehydrogenase family protein — its product is MGKALIIGAGGVASVAIHKCCQNSDVFEEICIASRTLSKCDALKAKLDGGKTKIQTAKVDADNVDELIELIEKFNPDVVINLALPYQDLTIMDACLATKTHYVDTANYEPIDTAKFEYKWQWAYKKKFEEAGITALLGSGFDPGVTGVFSAYAQKHYFDEIHYIDIVDANAGDHGYPFATNFNPEINIREITANGSYLENGAWVETKPLELKEVYDLPQIGPKDIYLLHHEELESLGINIKGIKRIRFWMTFSEKYLTHLKVLENVGMTSIEPIEFEGQKIVPLQFLKAVLPDPASLGPRTKGKTNIGCIFQGIKDGVEKTYYIYNICDHEECYKEVGSQAISYTTGVPAMIGASMILKGLWNKPGVHNIEEFNPDPFMNELNKWGLPWQEDFNPTLIK
- the speB gene encoding agmatinase, whose translation is MNKNVETFIGCDNNYDESKIVIFGAPFDSTTSFRPGTRFASKVMRSESFGIETYSIYQDRDLEDICIFDGGDLELSFGNPENALTDIENFTAELINDNKIPCMIGGEHLVTLGAFRAISKKYPDIHVIHFDAHADLRDEYLGQKLSHATVMHRVWDIIGDNRIFQFGIRSGEKNEIYWGRNHVFTNKFNFHRLEEIIDELKEKPVYFTLDLDVLDPSIFPGTGTPEAGGVTFMELLKAILDVSKLNIVGMDINELCPIYDQSGSSTALACKVLRELLLSIY